The window AGCGGCACATCAAACGGCTGCTCGCCTACTCCACCGTCGCCCACACCGGACTCTTCCTGACCGGCGTCGGCGTCCTGACCCCCGAGGCCGACGACGGGGTCGCGCTGTACATCCTCGGCCACGCCGGAGTGAAGGCCGCCCTGTTTGCCTGCGCGGGCATCCTGCTGGACCGCTACGGCAGCGTCGACGAGCACGCGCTGCACGGACAGGCACGCGAACTGCGCGGAGTCGCCGTGCTGTTCACCATCGGGGCGCTCGCCCTCGCCGGACTGCCACCCTTCGGCACCGCGCTCGGCAAGGCCCTCACCGAGGAGGCCGTCGGCGGCCCGCTCACCGTCCTGTACGTGGCGGCGACCGCGCTGACCGCCGGGGCGGTTTTGCGGGTCGCCGCACGCGTCTTCCTCGGCCTCGGCCCCGCCCCGGGGGACGCGACCGACTACGAGACCACCGGTTCCGGCGAGCGGCCCGAGACCCGGCACCGGCTCAGCCGGGTCCCGGACACCATGACCGCGGTGCCCGCGCTGCTGCTCGCCGCCGCGCTCACCGTGGGCGTGGCGCCCGGCTTCGCCGACGTCGTCGCGCACTCCGTCAACGAGGCCGGATCGGCGGGCGCCGTGGTCGCCTCCGTGCACTGGACCCCGGTCGGCGTACTGCTGGGCCTGCTGTCGACCCTGCTGGCCGCCGCTCTGGCCGCCGTCGCGGTGGCCCGCCCGAGGTGGCTCGCCGCACCCGGCTGGGCGGACCCGCTCAGGCGCCTGCAGTCCGGCCACGTCGGGGACTACGTGGCCTGGCTGCTGGTGGGCGCCGTAGTGCTCGGCGCGCTCGCCCTGCCCGGTGTCCTGACCGCCTGATCACGCGGCCTGATAGGTGACCTTCACCTCCTTGAAGCCGAGCGAGCCGAGCAGGCCCTTGAGCATGTCGGTGGTGTTGCCCTCGGCGCGCTCGGTCAGCGCGCTCTCCTTCGCGGCCGCGCCGATGTGCTTCGCCGCGAGCTTCTGCACCGCCTGCTCACTGTTGGGGTTGTCCGAGAAGAGGTCGCCGATCCGGTCGAGCAGCCCGCGCTGCTTGGAGACGGCGTAGGAGCGGTCGGGGTCGAGCGCGGGCTCCCCGAGTGCCGCGTGCGGCAGCCGGAGCGTGGCCGACGTGCGGTCGTCGTTGACCTTGACGTCGTTCTCGCCGACCTTGCCGAGGTCGACGTAGGCGTCCACGGTGCCCGCGCCGACGTACAGCGTGCGGGAGCCGCGGATCGCGTCGGGCAGGTACTTGGCGTCCTTCTCCAGATCGACCACGACCTGGAAGTTGCCCGAGGCCGCGTCGTAGCGGCTGATGTCCTGGATGGACTGGAGCAGAGCGGGGCCCGAGCGGTCGTGGGTCTCCGTGCCGAACAGGTCCTTCAGGCCCGGGATCACGCTCAGCCCGATCCCGGCGAACAGTACGGCGAGCACCAGTACGACGGCGCTCACGGCCTTCGCCCAGCCGGGTATGCGCCTGGGGAGGCGCCTGATGGGAGTCGTCATGGCGACGGCCCTCCTTCCTACCCTTCGGATGCCCCCCAAAAGCCTTGCGAGACCCGGTGGTTGGCCGAATGGCGCCCCTGACGTAGGCATATGGGGCGCATTAGCGTGAGAGGCCGTCCTCACCCCTTTTCGGCCAGGAGACGTGGATGAGTCGGTCCCTTTGCCCCATGCACCGCGTCACGTTCCCCAAGCCGGGCCCGCCCCGGCTCGCCACTCTCGCCACCGGCACCCCGGTGTGGATCGTGACCCGGCACGCCGAGGTGCGGCAGGTGCTCATGGACCCCCGGTTCGACCGCAGCTCCCTGCACGCGCCGGACGCCCCTCCGCTGCTCGCCGTACCGAATCTGCTCGACGACCCCGACGGGCTGCTCAATCAGGACGGACCCGCACACCAGCGGCTGCGCGGGACGGTGCAGCGGGCGTTCACCCCGCGTGCCGTCGCCCGCTGGCGGCCCTGGGTGGCGTCGGTCGTCGAGGAACTGCTGGACGCCTTCGCCGAGCGGTCCAGGCCGGCCGACATCGTCGACGGGTTCGCGCTCGCGCTGCCCGTGTCGGTGATCTCCCGGCTGATGGGCCTGGAGCACGTCGAACGCGACCGGATCCGCTCCTGGGCCGACCACGCCCTGTCCGGAGGGGCGCACACCGTCGATCAAGTGATCGCCGCCATGGGGGAGTTCGGCGCCTTCGCGGCGGAACTGGTCGCCGAGCGGCGGCACAAGCCGGGGGAGGACCTGGTCAGCGCGCTGGTGGCGGCGGGGGACGGACTCGGCATCGACGACCGGCAGTTGGTGTCCCTGGTGTGCGGTCTGGTCGTGGCGGGACACGAGACCACCATGACCGCCCTCGGCAACATCCTCGTCTACCTCCTCACCGACCGGCGGGACGCCTGGCCGCGGCTCGGCCAGGACCAGGAGGCCGCCTCGACGGCGGTGGAGCAGCTGCTGCGCGCCGTCCCGCTCAGCGAGGGACGGCTGCTGCCCGGACTGATCCGCCGGGCCGTCGAGGACGCCGAGATCGGCGGGGTGAAGATCCCCGCGGGCAGTGTCGTCGCCGTCCAGACGAACTCCGCGAGCCGCGACCCCGAGGTCTTCCCGCCCGGCCGGCCCGACCTGTTCACGCCCCTGACCTCGCCCAGCGTCGTCTTCGGCGCCGGACCCCACCACTGCCTGGGCGCCTGGCTCGCCCGCCTGGAACTCGGCATCGCGCTGCACCGCCTCGCCGCCCGCTTCCCGGGGCTGCGCGCCGAGTTCGGCACCGACACCATCGACTGGCGGGAGGGACAGATCACGCGCAGCCCACGGCGGCTGCCCGTGTCATGGTGAGACCGATCCGCTCAGTAGCATGAGGCCGGCAGCCGGAATGATCATGCGAGGAGCGGATTCGTGCGAGACATCGCCGTGTTCAGCGGTAGCGCCCACCCCGAACTGGCGGCGGAGGTCTGCGCGCATCTGGGCGTGCCGCTCAGCCCCACCCGGGTCAGCCGCTTCGCCAACGACTGTCTGGAGGTGCAGCTCCAGGCCAACTGCCGGGAGCGGGACGTCTTCCTCATCCAGCCGCTGGTCGCCCCGGTCCAGGAGAACCTCGTC of the Streptomyces sp. NBC_00287 genome contains:
- a CDS encoding DUF4230 domain-containing protein, with the protein product MTTPIRRLPRRIPGWAKAVSAVVLVLAVLFAGIGLSVIPGLKDLFGTETHDRSGPALLQSIQDISRYDAASGNFQVVVDLEKDAKYLPDAIRGSRTLYVGAGTVDAYVDLGKVGENDVKVNDDRTSATLRLPHAALGEPALDPDRSYAVSKQRGLLDRIGDLFSDNPNSEQAVQKLAAKHIGAAAKESALTERAEGNTTDMLKGLLGSLGFKEVKVTYQAA
- a CDS encoding cytochrome P450, producing the protein MHRVTFPKPGPPRLATLATGTPVWIVTRHAEVRQVLMDPRFDRSSLHAPDAPPLLAVPNLLDDPDGLLNQDGPAHQRLRGTVQRAFTPRAVARWRPWVASVVEELLDAFAERSRPADIVDGFALALPVSVISRLMGLEHVERDRIRSWADHALSGGAHTVDQVIAAMGEFGAFAAELVAERRHKPGEDLVSALVAAGDGLGIDDRQLVSLVCGLVVAGHETTMTALGNILVYLLTDRRDAWPRLGQDQEAASTAVEQLLRAVPLSEGRLLPGLIRRAVEDAEIGGVKIPAGSVVAVQTNSASRDPEVFPPGRPDLFTPLTSPSVVFGAGPHHCLGAWLARLELGIALHRLAARFPGLRAEFGTDTIDWREGQITRSPRRLPVSW